The following is a genomic window from Candidatus Zixiibacteriota bacterium.
GTCGAGCCGCGCGGCCACGGCCGACAGGTTGTCGGGCGTATAAAAGTGCCGGGCCGTTTCCCGGCCCGACACGAAATCAAGATACAGTTCGCTGTAGCCGAGCGCCTTGCCCGGCGTCACCAGTCTAACCGCGGACAGTCGAATCCTCCTTCAGCACCGCCCCCGGCGCCTTTTTGCGCCGGAACAGGCCGACAGCATCGTCGATCAGCGTGTACACCACCGGCACCACCACGAGCGTGAGCAGCATCGACGAGGTAATGCCGCCGATGACCGCACGCGCCATCGGGGCGCGCAGTTCCGCGCCCGGACCAATCCCGAGCGCCAGCGGCAACATCCCGAACGCCATCGCCAGCGTCGTCATCATGATCGGCCGCAACCGGACCGGCCCGGCCGCCAGGATCGCATCCGTCCTTGAAACACCTTTCGCCCGCTCTTGTTTCACAAAATCAATCAGCAGAATCGCGTTCTTCGTCACCAGCCCCATCAGGAGCACGATCCCGATGAGCGACATGATCGAAAACGACGATCCGATCAGCCCGATGATCGCCCCCACCAGCGAGAGCGGCAGAGACAGCATGATCGAGAACGGATCCCAGAACGACTCGTACTGCGAGGCGAGGAGCAGGTAGATGAAGATGACCGCGAGAAACAGCGCCCGCAGGATGTTGCGGAACGACTCCTCCATGATCTCCTGCTGGCCCACCGGCGCCACCACGTACCCGCCCGACGCCCCCACCTCGGCGGAGAATTTCTCCATGATCAGGTTGGTCGCCGTCCCCGGGAACTGCGTACTCGTCACGTTGGCGTTGACCCGGATCTCCCGCTGCCGGTTGTAGCGGTAGTACTCGCTGATTTCCGCCGTCTTCCGCAGTTGGGCCACGCGCTCGAGCGGGACCAGCAGCGGCGCCCCGTCGGACCCGCTCTTGTCGCTCTTGATGAGGATGCTGCCGAGATTCTCCGTCGACTGCCGGAACCGCTCGTCCAGCCGCATGCGGACGTCGTACTCCTCGTCCCCCTCCTTAAACCGCGTGACCACGTCCCCCTCGACCAGCCACCGGACCGTCATCGGAATATCCTGGAGCGAGATCCCGAGGTCGCTGGCGAGGCGGCGGTCGTAGGTGACGGCGATTTCGGGTTTTCCCTCGACGAGCGTGTTGTCAACGTCGACCACCCCCGGCACGTCGTAGAAGTAGGCCTGGAGGCGACGGGCGAGCCGCACGACCTCGTCGTGCTCGGGCCCCTGGACGGAAATCTCAATCGACTTGTTGCCGCCCGCTTCGCTCTCCCCGACACTGACCGAAGCCTCCAGGCCCGGGATGCCCGCGACGTGCGCGCGCACCGTGTCCATGAGCTGGCGCGCCGACAGCTCGCGCTCGCTGCGGTCGATGAGCTGCACGAGCAGCCGCCCCCGCGTCACCGGATCGCTCCCCCGCCCGATCGTGATGAACGTGTTTGTCACCTGGTCGGCCAGCGTCTCCCGCACCGTCCGCTCGACCAGTTGGAAGCGCTCCACCGTTTCCGCCAGCGTCGTCCCCGGAGCCGTCTCGATGTCAATCGCCAATTGGTTCTGGTCGGTCTCGGTCATGAACTCCACCCCGACCAGCCCGATCATGGGGATGACGAAGGCCAGGACGAAAGCAGCCGCCGCCACCAGCACCACCACCCAGCGGGCGCGCAGCGACTTCTCCAGGAGCGTCCGGTAGCGCGGCTTCAGCCAGTCGAAGGCGCGGTTCCAGTAGAGGAGCACGTCATACAGCCGGGCGCCGACACGCCGGCCCTTGGCGGCCGCCTCTTCCTGGGCCGCCTCGGCGCGCAGCCACCGCGCCGACAGCATCGGGGTGAGACTGAACGCGACAAACAGCGAGGCCAGCACCGCGAACGCCACCGTCACGCCGAACTCGAAGAAGAAGCGCCCGACAATCCCCTCCATGAAGGCCACTGGGAGGAACACGACCACGATCGAGAACGTCGTCGCCATGACGGCCAGCCCGATCTCCTTGGTGCCCGAGATGGCCGCCTGAAAGGCGGTCCGCCCTCCCGCCATGTGGCGGTAGATGTTCTCGATCACCACGATGGCATCGTCCACCAGGATCCCCACCGCCAGCGACAGCCCCAGCAGGGTCATGATGTTAATCGTGAACCCGAAAAAGTTCATGACCGCAAACGTCGCGATCAGCGAAATCGGGATCGCCAGCGCCGTGATCACCGTCGGCCGGCCGTCCAGCAGGAACAGGAAGATCACGATCACCGCCAGCAACGTGCCGAACAGGATGTTGAACTGGATCTCGTGGACCGAGTCGCGGATAAACGTCGACACGTCCTCGACAATCTCCACCTTGACGTCGGAGGGTAGCTCCCGGTTCAGGTCGCCCACCGTCTCGCGCACGAGATCGGCCATCTCCACGGTGTTTGTGCCCGCCTGCTTGGTGACCGTCAGCGACACGGCCGGGACGCGGTTGAAGCTGGAGAACGACCGCTGTTCGACCGTGGTGTCGATCACCCGCGCGATGTCGCCGAGGTAGACCGGCGCGCCGCCCGTGCTCTTGACGATGACATCCTCGAAATCCTCGACCCGCGGGAGCCGGCCGGCCAGCCGCACCAGGTACTCCCGGGCGTGCTCGTCGATCCGGCCGCCCGGAATTTCCATGTTGGCCTCGGCCACCGCCTTGCGCACGTCGGCCGCCGCCACCCCGAATGTCTCCATACGGTCCAGGTCAAGGGCCAGCAGGATCTCCCGCTCGTGCCCCCCGACGAGCGCGACCCCCCCGACCCCGGAAATCGTCTGCAGCCGCTCCTTCACCACGTCTTTCGCCAGCGTCGTCAGGTCCCGCGGGGTGCGGTCTCCCGACACAGCCAACGACATGATCGGAAACGCCGTGGGATCGAAATTCAGCACCATCGGTTCTTCGATGTCGTCCGGCAGATCGCTGCGGATCCCGGCCACCTTCTCCCGCACCTCCTGGGTGGCCTCGGCGGCATCCCGCTCCAACTCGAATTCGATGATGACCAAGGAGTAGCCCTCCAGCGAGCGCGACTCGATGTGGCGGATGCCCGAGATCAGGTTCACCTCGTCTTCCAGCGGCGAGGTGACTTCGCTCTCCACCGTCTCCGCCGAGGCCCCCGGGTAGACCGTCTGGATCACGGAGTAGGGGAACTCGATGTCGGGCATCAGATCGATCGGGAGCTCGGTGTACGAGGCCAGCCCCAGCACCAGCAGCGCCGCCATCATCATGGTCGTGAAGACCGGCCGGCCGACAGCAACTTCGGAGAGTTTCATCGGGCGCCCTTCTCCACATCGGTGACGCGGATCGCGGCGCTGTCGTCCAGGTAGCTCTGGCCGAGGACGATCACGCTGTCTCCCGGCCGCAGTCCCTCGCTCACGATCACCCGCCCTCCGGCTTCCGTCCCCAGCGTCACCGGCCGCCGACGGGCGAGGCCGTTTTCGACTACGTAGACGACCGCGCCGCTGCTCAGCGCCACGACCGCGCTCGGCGGGACGCCGAGCACGCCCTGCAGACGCTCCATGACCAGTTCCACCCTGACAAACATGCCCGGCCGGAACGAGCTTTCTCCGGCGTTGGCCACGAGAGCCTCGACCTCGAAGGCGCGGGAGGCCGGGTCGGCCGACTGCGCCACCGCCGCCACCACGCCGGGCAGCGACTCCGCCGCGGTCTCGGCCGTCACGCGGACCGTGTCGCCGACCTGGACCAGACCGACGTCGGTGGCCTTGACCTGGAAACGGACCCGCAGCCGTTCGGTCGCGGCCACCGTCGCCACCATCTGCCCCTGGGCGAGGTAGTCGCCGCGCCGGACATTGACCGAGGTCACGATGCCCGAGATGGGCGACTGGATTTCCACCAGCCGCCGGGCCGCCTCGAACGAGGCCTGCGCCACCTCGTACTCCGTCCGCGCCGCATCATACTGCATCTCGCTCACCGCCCCCTGCCCGTAGAGCGTCTTCATTTTCGTGTAATTTTTCTCGGCGTTCCGGTAGACGCTGAGCGCCTGCTGGTAGTTGGACATCGACCCGGTCCGGTCGAGCTTGACCAGCACCTGCCCGGCCTGCACTCGCCCCCCTTCGCGGACGAGCACGCTCTCCACCGCCTCGGCGATTTTGGTGTAGATGGCTGCCTGGTTCTGTCCCTCCAGGGCGCCGGTATAGGTCTTCGTCACCGCTCCGTCAAAGGGGGCCAGCACCTGCACGCGGACCGGTACCTCCGGCCGCTGGGCCGTATCCTGCTGGGCGCCGCCGCAGCCGGCCAGGATCGCGGCGGCCGCCGCGCCGCCGGCCAGAATCATTCGTCGCATCTGCATACACTTATTCCATACTCGGTTGGATCATACTTGCCCGTTTCAGCTTCGCCTGGGCCACCCGGAACGCAAAGAGCGCCTGCACCCGCGCACTGCGGGCGTCGGTCAGCGCCACCTGCGCCGAGAGCACCTCCAAGAGCGTCCCCACCCCCGACTCATACCGCACGTTGGCGATTTTCAGCCCCTCCTCCGCCTGCGCGATGTTCGTCCCCTGGATGTCGAGCGCCTTCTTCGCCTGCACGAGCGCATCGTAGGACTGCTCGACTTCCA
Proteins encoded in this region:
- a CDS encoding efflux RND transporter periplasmic adaptor subunit; amino-acid sequence: MQMRRMILAGGAAAAAILAGCGGAQQDTAQRPEVPVRVQVLAPFDGAVTKTYTGALEGQNQAAIYTKIAEAVESVLVREGGRVQAGQVLVKLDRTGSMSNYQQALSVYRNAEKNYTKMKTLYGQGAVSEMQYDAARTEYEVAQASFEAARRLVEIQSPISGIVTSVNVRRGDYLAQGQMVATVAATERLRVRFQVKATDVGLVQVGDTVRVTAETAAESLPGVVAAVAQSADPASRAFEVEALVANAGESSFRPGMFVRVELVMERLQGVLGVPPSAVVALSSGAVVYVVENGLARRRPVTLGTEAGGRVIVSEGLRPGDSVIVLGQSYLDDSAAIRVTDVEKGAR
- a CDS encoding efflux RND transporter permease subunit, which translates into the protein MKLSEVAVGRPVFTTMMMAALLVLGLASYTELPIDLMPDIEFPYSVIQTVYPGASAETVESEVTSPLEDEVNLISGIRHIESRSLEGYSLVIIEFELERDAAEATQEVREKVAGIRSDLPDDIEEPMVLNFDPTAFPIMSLAVSGDRTPRDLTTLAKDVVKERLQTISGVGGVALVGGHEREILLALDLDRMETFGVAAADVRKAVAEANMEIPGGRIDEHAREYLVRLAGRLPRVEDFEDVIVKSTGGAPVYLGDIARVIDTTVEQRSFSSFNRVPAVSLTVTKQAGTNTVEMADLVRETVGDLNRELPSDVKVEIVEDVSTFIRDSVHEIQFNILFGTLLAVIVIFLFLLDGRPTVITALAIPISLIATFAVMNFFGFTINIMTLLGLSLAVGILVDDAIVVIENIYRHMAGGRTAFQAAISGTKEIGLAVMATTFSIVVVFLPVAFMEGIVGRFFFEFGVTVAFAVLASLFVAFSLTPMLSARWLRAEAAQEEAAAKGRRVGARLYDVLLYWNRAFDWLKPRYRTLLEKSLRARWVVVLVAAAAFVLAFVIPMIGLVGVEFMTETDQNQLAIDIETAPGTTLAETVERFQLVERTVRETLADQVTNTFITIGRGSDPVTRGRLLVQLIDRSERELSARQLMDTVRAHVAGIPGLEASVSVGESEAGGNKSIEISVQGPEHDEVVRLARRLQAYFYDVPGVVDVDNTLVEGKPEIAVTYDRRLASDLGISLQDIPMTVRWLVEGDVVTRFKEGDEEYDVRMRLDERFRQSTENLGSILIKSDKSGSDGAPLLVPLERVAQLRKTAEISEYYRYNRQREIRVNANVTSTQFPGTATNLIMEKFSAEVGASGGYVVAPVGQQEIMEESFRNILRALFLAVIFIYLLLASQYESFWDPFSIMLSLPLSLVGAIIGLIGSSFSIMSLIGIVLLMGLVTKNAILLIDFVKQERAKGVSRTDAILAAGPVRLRPIMMTTLAMAFGMLPLALGIGPGAELRAPMARAVIGGITSSMLLTLVVVPVVYTLIDDAVGLFRRKKAPGAVLKEDSTVRG